In the genome of Natronomonas salina, the window GCGGAATCCCACCCCAGAGGGAGTGGGAGAAAGCCAATGAGTATAGAACAACAGGAACTCCTCATGGGTAAGTGTCGGACGGTCTCAAGATGACTGGAACCAGTGAGCAGAATCGAATCGCCGACGGCCGTCGAGGCGTGTAGGTGGCACCCTCCCACGACTGAAGTCGTGGGCTTTTCCTTGACTCACTATAAACGCCCGGTAGCTATCGGCGGAATCCTCTTGGGTGCGCGGAGTCGCGGCCTCTGATATGAGGCACGTCACCTTCCAGCTTGCGCCCCGGAACGGAGAACTTCACCCGTTCGACGCCGTCGTTCGCGACGACCCGGAGCTCTCCCGGTGGGCGATCCACCAGGTCGACCCTGTCGCCGAGGAGGGGCTGGCCATCCTCGTCGAGTTCGATGGCCCGGTCGAGAAGCTACAGCGGGTCGTCGCCGAACAATCCGACGTCGTCTCCTCAAGCGTCACGGAGTCCGACGACGGCGTGTTCGTCTACGCGCACTTCGAGCCGGACGAGTGGCTCAGACAGCTTTACGAGGTCACCGACGAGTACGAGATATTCGTGGACACGCCGATGTACTACACCGGGGGCGGCGCCCTCGAGATCACGGCCATCGGCGAACTCGAGGATATCCGCGCCGCGTCGCTCGCGCTCCCCGACGGCGTCGATCTGCACCTCCTGTCGACGGGCGAGTACCGCCCGGCGAACGAAAGCCTGTACGAGCAGCTCACGCCGCGACAGCAGGAGACGCTGCGGGCGGCCGTCGAGACGGGCTACTACCAGGAACCCCGGCGGGTGACCTACCAGGACGTCGCCGACGAACTCGGCATCTCGGCGGGCACCGTCGGCGAGCACCTGCGGAAGATTGAGTCGACGATCCTCACCGGCGTCCTCCCCGACGCCGAGGCGCCGACGCCGGCGCCCTGACGAGCGGGACGGGCGGGATTCCAGGTCGGGGGCGTCGCGGGCGTGCTGATTTACCCGCGGGGCTCGTAGGGCCGTGCATGGGACTGGATGTCGACGCCCCCGAACCGCCGGAACTGCCCGAGGTGGACGCACAGACGTACGACGACGTGGAGGTCCAGGGCGAGGAGTACCGCCGCCAGGAACTCGAGGACATGCTCGCGGAGGGCGCGTGGGCGGACGCCTTCGACGAGTGGGCCGGGAGCACCGACCTCGACGAGACGGAGTTCGCGATCGCCGAGGAACTGGGCCTCTTCGAGGAGTTCGACTTCTTCTGGGACGACTTCGCCGACCGGGTCGGCTACCACGCGCCCGGCATCCCCGAGGACTGGCGGGAGCGGGACCTGCACCCGGAACTGGACTCCTGGGAGACCGTCTCGGGGATCAACGCGTCGCTGGCGGAGTTCGGCGACACGGTCAGCGAGACGCTGAAGGAGAACTACATTGACTGGGAGGCCGACTACAGCGCCCCGGACGACCTCCCGGAGTTCTAGACGCGGTCGTACCGGACGGTCAGCGAGGTGCTCGAGAGCACCAGGCCCTCGGTCGCGTCGTCGAACTCGTCGCGGTCCGCGGCGGGGTCGACGTCCGGCGACGACTCGAGGGCCAGGACGTTGAATCGGTACTCCTCGTGGTCCGGCGTCTCGTGACACGGCGAGCGGTAGCCGACGTCGCCCTCGTCGTTCGTCCCCTGGACGGCGCCCTCGGGGTCGTCGAGCCGCGGCCGTTCGGGGAGTCCCTCGGGGATTTCGATGGGGTCCTCCGGCGGTAGCTCCCAGAGCAGCCAGAACGTCCCGGGGAGGAACTCGTAGAGCCACTCGCCGACGACGGCGAGGGAGTCGGTCCGGTCGGGGACGCCCTCGATGCGGAGCGGCGGGGAGACGCCCTCGCCATCGCAGGTGTAGCGGACCGGGATCGTGCCGTCCTCGAAGGCCGGCGACCGCAACGTGAGGCCGTCGGGCTCGGGTGGTTCGCCGCCGATGGTACAGCCGGCGGTGGCCGCGAGGGAGAGCGTCGAGAGGAGCGCTCGCCGGCGCATGTCCGCGCTTGGCACTCGGTCCACATGACCCCTCCGGGTTCGGCGCGAGCGGTTTCTTGATTACGGTGGGGCTCCTGGGGCGTCCTATGAGCGTGAACATCATCCCGCCGGAGCGACGAACCTGCGATCGCTGCGGACGGACGGACGTCTGGGACGCGGAGCTGGAGAACTGGGTGATCGACGAGGAGGACGGCGAGCGGCTGGTCGGCAACAGACACTGCATCCACGAGTGGGACATCAACGGCCGGTACAACCCCGTCGAGGGAAAGCCGGACGTGAACGCCGACGCCGACGCCGACGCGGACGCCTGATGCCGACCGCCTACATCACGGCGCCGCCCTCGGCGGCGCCCGACCTCGCCGCGGCGCTGGTCGAGGAGCGCCTGGCGGCCTGCGTCAACCGATTCGACTGCCATTCGACGTTCCGCTGGGAGGGCGAGGTCGTCCAAGAG includes:
- a CDS encoding helix-turn-helix domain-containing protein, coding for MRHVTFQLAPRNGELHPFDAVVRDDPELSRWAIHQVDPVAEEGLAILVEFDGPVEKLQRVVAEQSDVVSSSVTESDDGVFVYAHFEPDEWLRQLYEVTDEYEIFVDTPMYYTGGGALEITAIGELEDIRAASLALPDGVDLHLLSTGEYRPANESLYEQLTPRQQETLRAAVETGYYQEPRRVTYQDVADELGISAGTVGEHLRKIESTILTGVLPDAEAPTPAP
- a CDS encoding YbhB/YbcL family Raf kinase inhibitor-like protein, with the translated sequence MRRRALLSTLSLAATAGCTIGGEPPEPDGLTLRSPAFEDGTIPVRYTCDGEGVSPPLRIEGVPDRTDSLAVVGEWLYEFLPGTFWLLWELPPEDPIEIPEGLPERPRLDDPEGAVQGTNDEGDVGYRSPCHETPDHEEYRFNVLALESSPDVDPAADRDEFDDATEGLVLSSTSLTVRYDRV
- a CDS encoding HEWD family protein, with amino-acid sequence MSVNIIPPERRTCDRCGRTDVWDAELENWVIDEEDGERLVGNRHCIHEWDINGRYNPVEGKPDVNADADADADA